A single genomic interval of Psychroserpens sp. NJDZ02 harbors:
- a CDS encoding CHAT domain-containing protein, producing the protein MKYTYVILFFLVFGSALSQDLEENIYVTTETFNANRTSNTYATFLINEANFKSNLKTKEEFFAYLFFLVSKASYLDNINQQTNAISVYEKALNLYNTEKINTFFRYDITEYCLKPLGVLYNKIGDYTNAENTIKQYIFLAEKQKNNTHRISGAINLAQLYHTVGKFDSSQTIIKKGLDIKGLTNVQKQKLIQINVNNQIALKQIISNKDIPTKNTIDSYHTNTLETEYNLAVNAQDFETALKSLRKITTKAYTENTIDARGLAKLHVKKAQLQYKLNNSKASLIELKGALKLLLPNFKNQELPKKEDLYPENTFIAIFDLLADLQLNDNNALACYDLSFYVSNLLTEQLTSQEAKLLHLTTNRQRSESCINLLFEAYQTTQDSSKIIQAFTYAEKNKGSILKETINKKSLLLLHPNDSLLLNEQSLLHKQERLTNSLIKAQYQKNANHINTLSQDLTTVSSALKQIKIKINKAYPNINITDISILKLQEKLKKDNAILVEYFYGDTAVFQFTISEKAVHFIKIKKNTAFDNAISNYIDYFNTSSGINNNIQAFTKDASRLYQLLQFNHTSAYKNIVVIPDGFINFIPFESLLSTSTSTKKYSNMPFVAKNHILAYNTSASLYLSASPFKYDASVLGVFPVFDNSNSKLIHSLNEAESIAKEVDAKFLMYDNAKKSEALFQAKKYGILHLSTHASSGTFSVPANIDFIDKKLFLNELYSLNLNNKLVVLSACETGIGKIQKGEGSMNLARGFQYAGVENLLFSLWKINDLSTSQLMSSFYKNYSKTHSAFVANHLSKLDYLNNPEISNIKKSPYYWSAFSYYGDLTPESPSDYLKYFLFTIIGLSIALLLWFIIRRHNHGKHA; encoded by the coding sequence ATGAAATACACCTATGTCATATTATTTTTTCTTGTCTTCGGAAGCGCGCTTTCTCAAGATCTAGAAGAGAACATCTATGTTACAACCGAAACATTTAACGCTAATAGGACGTCTAACACCTATGCCACTTTCTTAATAAACGAAGCTAACTTCAAATCTAACCTTAAAACTAAGGAGGAGTTCTTTGCCTATTTGTTTTTCTTAGTCAGTAAAGCCAGTTACCTAGACAACATTAATCAGCAAACAAACGCTATTAGTGTTTATGAAAAAGCTTTAAACCTTTATAATACAGAAAAAATAAATACGTTTTTTAGATATGATATCACGGAATACTGTTTAAAACCATTAGGCGTGTTATATAACAAAATCGGTGATTACACGAATGCAGAAAACACAATTAAACAATATATTTTTCTAGCCGAAAAACAAAAAAATAACACACACAGAATTAGTGGTGCCATTAATTTAGCCCAATTATATCATACCGTTGGAAAATTTGATTCGTCACAAACTATAATAAAAAAAGGTTTAGACATTAAAGGTCTTACAAATGTTCAAAAACAAAAGCTGATTCAGATAAACGTAAACAATCAAATAGCTTTAAAACAAATAATTAGCAATAAAGATATTCCTACTAAAAACACAATAGATTCTTATCACACTAATACTTTAGAAACCGAATATAATCTAGCAGTTAATGCTCAAGATTTTGAAACCGCTTTAAAATCTTTAAGAAAAATAACGACTAAAGCTTATACTGAAAACACAATTGATGCGAGAGGCCTTGCTAAACTTCATGTTAAAAAGGCACAACTTCAATATAAATTAAATAACTCTAAAGCTAGTTTAATAGAACTAAAAGGAGCGCTAAAACTATTACTTCCAAATTTCAAAAATCAAGAACTCCCTAAAAAAGAAGACCTATATCCTGAAAATACATTTATCGCAATTTTCGATTTATTAGCAGACTTGCAACTTAATGACAACAATGCTTTAGCCTGCTACGATCTAAGTTTTTATGTCTCCAATCTATTAACAGAACAATTGACCTCTCAAGAAGCCAAACTATTACACCTAACTACTAATAGACAACGAAGTGAATCTTGTATAAATTTACTTTTTGAAGCTTATCAAACCACTCAAGACTCCTCTAAAATTATTCAAGCTTTTACCTACGCTGAAAAAAACAAAGGTTCTATTTTAAAAGAAACCATTAACAAAAAATCGTTATTACTATTACATCCTAATGATAGTTTATTACTTAATGAGCAATCGCTATTACACAAACAAGAACGCTTAACCAATAGTTTAATAAAAGCACAATACCAGAAAAATGCCAATCACATCAATACACTAAGCCAAGATTTAACAACTGTGAGTTCTGCTTTAAAACAAATAAAAATTAAAATTAACAAAGCGTACCCTAACATTAACATTACGGATATATCAATTTTAAAGCTACAGGAAAAACTAAAAAAGGATAATGCTATTTTAGTAGAATATTTTTATGGTGATACTGCAGTATTTCAATTTACAATTTCAGAGAAAGCTGTCCATTTTATTAAGATTAAAAAAAACACTGCTTTTGACAACGCAATCAGTAACTACATTGACTACTTCAATACGTCTTCTGGAATAAACAACAACATTCAGGCATTTACAAAGGATGCTTCTAGACTGTATCAATTACTACAATTTAATCACACTTCTGCATATAAAAATATAGTCGTTATCCCTGATGGCTTTATAAATTTTATTCCTTTTGAAAGTCTTTTATCGACAAGTACTTCTACAAAAAAATATTCAAACATGCCTTTTGTAGCCAAAAATCATATTTTAGCTTACAATACTAGTGCTTCTTTATATTTAAGTGCCTCTCCTTTTAAATATGACGCGTCCGTTTTAGGTGTTTTCCCAGTCTTTGACAATAGTAATTCAAAATTAATTCACTCTCTAAACGAAGCAGAAAGCATTGCAAAAGAAGTAGATGCTAAATTTTTGATGTATGATAATGCAAAAAAAAGCGAGGCGTTATTTCAAGCTAAAAAATATGGCATATTACATTTATCGACGCATGCCAGCAGCGGCACCTTTTCTGTGCCAGCAAATATAGATTTTATAGACAAAAAACTGTTTTTAAATGAATTGTACAGCCTAAATCTGAATAATAAATTAGTCGTTTTAAGTGCTTGTGAAACGGGGATTGGAAAAATCCAAAAAGGAGAAGGCAGCATGAATCTTGCTAGAGGTTTCCAATATGCTGGTGTCGAAAATTTATTATTTTCTTTATGGAAAATTAATGATTTATCGACCTCTCAATTGATGTCTTCATTTTATAAAAATTATAGTAAAACGCATTCTGCTTTTGTTGCTAATCATCTATCTAAGCTGGACTACTTAAATAATCCTGAAATATCTAACATCAAAAAATCACCATATTACTGGAGCGCTTTCTCCTATTACGGAGATTTAACTCCAGAAAGCCCTTCTGACTATTTAAAATATTTCCTTTTTACTATTATTGGCTTAAGTATTGCCTTACTTTTATGGTTTATAATACGCAGACATAATCATGGAAAACACGCTTAA
- a CDS encoding TIGR02281 family clan AA aspartic protease, whose protein sequence is MENTLKDFLFTKNYIRVKLKLTKTNHFEIKASINGIKGLFILDTGASNSCVGFEGSEKFILKKVKDSKVLAAGAGATNMKTQVSKNNTLKIGRLKISKSALVLFDLSHVNTALINHNAQPVDGIIGADILKKVKGIIDYDKKYLYLKKLD, encoded by the coding sequence ATGGAAAACACGCTTAAAGACTTTTTATTTACCAAGAACTATATAAGGGTTAAACTAAAATTAACTAAAACCAACCATTTTGAGATTAAAGCATCAATAAATGGCATAAAAGGCTTGTTTATTTTAGATACAGGCGCCTCTAATAGTTGCGTTGGTTTTGAAGGTTCTGAAAAATTTATATTAAAAAAAGTAAAAGATTCTAAAGTATTAGCTGCTGGTGCCGGTGCCACGAACATGAAAACTCAAGTGTCAAAAAATAACACCTTAAAAATAGGGCGATTAAAAATCAGCAAATCAGCATTAGTCTTATTTGACTTAAGCCATGTTAACACTGCATTAATCAATCATAATGCACAGCCTGTAGATGGTATTATTGGCGCTGATATTTTAAAAAAAGTAAAAGGTATTATTGATTACGATAAAAAATATTTGTACTTAAAAAAATTAGACTAA
- a CDS encoding response regulator produces the protein MSTSIVIADDHPLMLRGLSDFITSKGFNIIGSAEDGQTAYNLIVKLKPDIALLDIRMPKMTGLEVAGACFKNELNTKIVLITFDNEEHLFDKAKAYNVYGYLLKEFAVEEIETCISHVMKGEAYFSEEIASYLNAKVSYSSSNLLEMLTPTEVKVVKFLSEKLNSTQIAELLMSSPRTVEKHRSNIVKKLDLKKSHNELTLWANMNKEVIADISL, from the coding sequence ATGAGTACTTCAATTGTCATAGCAGATGATCACCCTTTAATGCTTAGAGGCCTTTCTGATTTTATCACCTCTAAAGGTTTTAATATAATTGGTAGTGCAGAAGACGGTCAAACCGCCTATAATCTAATTGTTAAACTTAAGCCAGATATTGCTCTATTGGATATTAGAATGCCAAAAATGACAGGATTAGAAGTTGCTGGTGCTTGTTTTAAAAATGAATTAAACACCAAAATTGTCCTGATTACATTTGATAATGAAGAGCATTTATTTGACAAAGCAAAAGCATACAATGTTTATGGCTATCTTTTAAAAGAATTTGCGGTAGAAGAAATTGAAACTTGTATTTCACACGTCATGAAGGGAGAAGCCTATTTTAGCGAAGAAATAGCGTCATACCTTAATGCTAAAGTTTCTTATTCTAGTTCTAATTTATTAGAAATGCTAACACCAACAGAGGTTAAGGTTGTTAAATTTTTATCTGAAAAATTAAATTCAACCCAGATTGCTGAACTATTAATGAGTTCTCCTAGAACAGTAGAAAAACACAGAAGTAATATTGTTAAAAAATTAGACTTAAAAAAATCGCATAACGAATTGACGCTTTGGGCAAATATGAATAAAGAAGTCATAGCTGACATATCGCTATAA